The Bacteroides sp. sequence TCCGAAATGAAACAAAGCTCCAATGACCAGGGCTACTAAAATGATTAAGAAAATCTCTAGAAATAACATGGCTCAATGTTTTTGTGATTAATAATAATTGTCAACTAGATCCATGAAATAGTTATGCCATAAATAAGATATGTTTTTAACAATTGAGTTTTTTTATTGCTTTGGTTGATCAGTCAAAAGAACGGGCCAGTTATGATCAAACAGGTATATTCAATAAGTGTTGTCATTAAGTTACAGTTGTGGAATTAACTATACAGGTCCAGAGTTTCTTTATCAATAAGGGTATGCCGCTCTAAGAAAAAAGGCCGGCCCCGAATGCTTAAGTCCGGGGCAGGCCTTTATGCTGCATCAAATATCTCGGGAAATGAAGTCAGGATAATCCAAAATGTTTTAATTTTTGGAATCTTTCACTTCTAAATCCTCCAGATTATTTTCATCATTTTGAATTTTTTCCCCCTCAACAGGGGTTTTATTGGCAATCCATTTACGCGCCATTTCCCCTTCTTTTTCGGGCCTGGAACTCATAATAAATGCAGCAACAAGCCTGTTTGCATCAAACCACCAGGCGCTGAAATCACCGGTATCAATATTGCCGCGGTAATAGATTGCTTTGGCCGTTTCATTATCCCCAAAATATTCATAGGAATAGTCGAAGACATCGGAAAAGAAAAAAGGCAAAAAGGTGTAGGGCTCCTTTTTTCCTGTCATTACCCTGGCCGCATGCTTCCCTTGTTCAACGGCGTGTTCCCAGTGTTCAACGTGCCTTCTCTTATTGAACAGGGCATCAGGGAATTCCACCACATCGCCTGCAGCATATACGTCTTCAATATTGGTTTCGCAGTACTCATTGACCACAATGCCCTTGTTTATTTTCAGGGGGGTCGTTTTAAAAAGTATCACATTAGGCTCGACGCCAATGCCAGCAACCACCATATCGGTTTTAAGCTTTTCACCCGAGTCAAGTTCAACTTCTTCAACTTGCTCCTTTCCATGAAACCTTTCAACACTTTTATTAAAGAGAATTTTTACACCCCTTTTTTCGAATTCCTTTTGAAAGAAAGCAGCAATGTCATTGGAGGCAAATCTTGAAAGTAAGATTTCTTCTGGAACAATCATGGTTACATCCAGGCCCATTTGGTTAAGCGAGGCTGCGGTCTCTGTTCCAATGTAACCTCCTCCAACCACAACTACTCGATTTGCTT is a genomic window containing:
- a CDS encoding FAD-dependent oxidoreductase encodes the protein MKNYKYVIIGGGTTAGYAAKEFAEQNIEKGELCIVSAESILPMNRPPLSKDYLRDKTEDDEVLIEEKDFYENQGIDVKLETCAKDVELEKKQVLLDNEEKIGYNKLLIATGSKLKRLHLDGSGLENIFYLRNIKHSDKIRERAKKANRVVVVGGGYIGTETAASLNQMGLDVTMIVPEEILLSRFASNDIAAFFQKEFEKRGVKILFNKSVERFHGKEQVEEVELDSGEKLKTDMVVAGIGVEPNVILFKTTPLKINKGIVVNEYCETNIEDVYAAGDVVEFPDALFNKRRHVEHWEHAVEQGKHAARVMTGKKEPYTFLPFFFSDVFDYSYEYFGDNETAKAIYYRGNIDTGDFSAWWFDANRLVAAFIMSSRPEKEGEMARKWIANKTPVEGEKIQNDENNLEDLEVKDSKN